In a genomic window of Cynocephalus volans isolate mCynVol1 chromosome 1, mCynVol1.pri, whole genome shotgun sequence:
- the ZNF654 gene encoding zinc finger protein 654 isoform X1: MAEEESDQEAERLGEELVAIVESPPGPVGIRAASDSRGGVGCGSGGGGGVGISSRDYCRRFCQVVEDYAGRWQVPLPQLQVLQTALCCFTSASASFPDECEHVQYVLSSLAVSFFELLLFFGRDEFYEEPLKDILGSFQECQNHLRRYGNVNLELVTRIIRDGGPWEDPVLQAVLKAQPASQEIVNKYLSSENPLFFELRARYLIACERIPEAMALIKSCINHPEISKDLYFHQALFTCLFMSPVEDQLFREHLLKTDCKSGIDIICNTEKEGKTMLALQLCESFLIPQLQNGDMYCIWELIFIWSKLQLKSNPSKQVFVDQCYQLLRTATNVRVIFPFMKIIKDEVEEEGLQICVEICGCALQLDLHDDPKTKCLIYKTIAHFLPNDLEILRICALSIFFLERSLDAYHTVEELYKRPDEEYNEGTSSVQNRVRFELLPILKKGLFFDPEFWNFIMIKKNCIALLSDKTAVRFLNESTLENSTGNLKRTVEQQGLNEAPDSLTDQSTGETDPDDPSGAQFKGHINTKKNLIAINTSKVDHSVPRHRCMLCNKEFLGGHIVRHAQAHQKKGSFSCVICCRKFRNRGLMQKHLKNHVKKMQRQQIAAAQQDDQEITALEEINCSSSSISFENGNSDNKDLEVETLTASSVGNQEVIPEHVAEFIEIPVSIPEDVIENVIENGSPDTSLNVLKPLPECEDYEEEEDEEGDYEDDDYDLNQETSVLHKINGTVCHPKDIYATDQEGNFKCPALGCVRIFKKIGFLNKHARTVHPTDLNVRQTVMKWSKGKCKFCQRQFEDSQHFIDHLNRHSYPNVYFCLHFNCNESFKLPFQLAQHTKSHSIFQAQCSFPECHELFEDLPLLYEHEAQHYLSKTPESSAQPSETILWDAHTESNPNHQEKDSSSNEKQTISLPVSTSKSRKDSTEPKTCIESMEKKTDSSVQNGSEHSVDTVSNISLIDQKMTDIEPNSENNCSVSDLVNGHSEIEQTPLVSSDPALKIDTNRIRTENGSILPTVVSQEHNILPVSQAPSKPNLTSEHTSYGLILTKPYVRPLPPSYLDERYLSMPKRRKFLTDRVDACSDQDNICKKSVKRLRCGKCLTTYCNAEALEAHLAQKKCQTLFGFDSDDESKSSIFSVDVSVEIENAINITIIDLYEVKKLAFV; the protein is encoded by the exons GAGTTTCTTTGAGTTGCTGCTGTTCTTTGGAAGAGATGAGTTTTATGAAGAGCCCTTAAAGGATATTCTTGGATCATTCCAG GAATGCCAGAATCACCTCCGCAGATATGGAAATGTGAATCTGGAACTGGTGACTCGAATCATTAGAGATGGTGGTCCGTGGGAAGATCCAGTGTTGCAAGCTGTTCTTAAAGCCCAGCCAGCATCTCAGGAGATAG tgaacaaatatttaagtTCTGAAAATCCACTGTTCTTTGAACTACGTGCCAGATATTTAATTGCTTGTGAACGCATACCCGAAGCAATGGCTCTTATTAAATCTTGTATAAATCACCCAGAAATCAGTAAAGACTTGTACTTCCATCAAGCACTCTTCACATGTCTGTTTATGTCACCTGTAGAAGATCAGCTATTCCGGGAG caTTTATTGAAAACTGATTGTAAGAGTGGAATTGATATCATCTGTAACACTGAAAAAGAAGGCAAGACTATGTTAGCCTTGCAACTCTGTGAATCCTTTCTTATTCCACAGCTCCAGAATGGGGATATGTACTGTATCTG ggagttgattttcatatggaGTAAACTACAGCTTAAATCTAATCCTTCAAAACAAGTTTTTGTAGATCAATGCTACCAGCTTTTAAGAACAGCAACTAATGTGAGAGTCATATTTCCTTTCATGAAAATCATTAAAGATGAG GTTGAAGAAGAAGGCTTGCAAATTTGTGTTGAGATATGTGGTTGTGCTCTACAACTCGACCTTCATGATGATCCCAAAACTAAAtgtctaatttataaaacaattgcACATTTTTTGCCTAATGATTTGGAGATCCTCAGGATTTGTGCGCTCTCAATATTCTTTCTTGAGCGCTCCTTAGATGCTTATCATACTGTTGAAGAGCTTTACAAACGTCCAGATGAAGAATATAATGAAGGCACAAGTAGTGTTCAAAACCGTGTTCGTTTTGAATTACTTCCAATTTTGAAAAAGGGATTGTTTTTTGATCCTGAATTCTGGAACTTCATAATGATTAAGAAAAACTGTATAGCATTACTGAGTGATAAAACAGCAGtcagatttttaaatgaaagtacaCTGGAAAATTCTACAGGTAATCTAAAAAGGACAGTGGAACAGCAAGGTTTAAATGAAGCGCCTGACTCTCTTACAGATCAGAGCACTGGGGAGACTGATCCTGATGATCCATCTGGAGCACAGTTTAAAGGTCAtattaatacaaagaaaaaccttATAGCTATTAATACTTCCAAAGTAGATCACAGTGTCCCAAGGCATCGGTGTATGTTATGTAACAAGGAATTTCTAGGTGGTCACATTGTACGGCACGCTCAGGCTCATCAGAAAAAAGGCAGTTTTTCATGTGTAATATgttgtagaaaatttagaaacagaGGACTTATGCAGAAGCATTTAAAGAATCATGTTAAGAAGATGCAGAGACAGCAAATTGCTGCAGCTCAACAGGACGATCAGGAAATCACTGctttggaagaaataaattgttcCAGTTCTTCCATTTCATTTGAAAATGGGAATTCTGATAATAAGGATTTAGAAGTGGAGACTCTTACTGCTTCCAGTGTTGGAAACCAAGAAGTCATCCCTGAGCATGTGGCTGAATTCATTGAAATTCCTGTAAGCATACCAGAAGATGTTATTGAAAACGTTATTGAAAATGGCAGTCCTGATACTTCTTTAAATGTCCTGAAGCCTTTACCTGAATGTGAGGAttatgaggaggaagaggatgaagaAGGTGATTATGAAGATGATGATTATGACCTAAATCAAGAAACTTCAGTACTTCATAAAATCAATGGAACTGTGTGCCATCCAAAAGACATATATGCTACAGATCAAGAAGGAAACTTTAAATGCCCTGCTCTTGGCTGTGtcaggatatttaaaaaaattggatttcTAAATAAACATGCAAGGACTGTACATCCAACTGATTTAAATGTGCGACAAACGGTAATGAAGTGGAgcaaaggaaaatgcaaattttgtCAAAGGCAATTTGAAGATTCTCAACATTTTATAGATCACCTTAATAGACACAGCTATCCAAATGTGtacttttgtttgcattttaattgCAATGAATCATTTAAACTGCCATTCCAGCTTGCCCAGCATACAAAAAGTCACAGCATATTTCAAGCTCAGTGTAGTTTTCCAGAAtgccatgagctttttgaagatctTCCTCTGCTATATGAACATGAAGCTCAGCACTATTTAAGTAAAACACCAGAATCGTCTGCACAACCAAGTGAAACAATTCTTTGGGATGCTCATACAGAATCAAATCCTAATCATCAGGAAAAAGACTCATCTAGTAATGAGAAACAAACTATTAGTCTGCCAGTTTCAACTAGCAAATCAAGGAAAGATTCTACAGAACCAAAGACATGTATAGAAAgcatggaaaagaaaacagacagtTCAGTTCAAAATGGAAGTGAACATTCTGTTGACACTGTTTCAAATATAAGCTTGATAGACCAAAAGATGACTGACATAGAGccaaattctgaaaataattgtAGTGTTAGTGATTTAGTCAATGGACATAGTGAAATAGAGCAAACACCTTTAGTTTCATCAGATCCTGCTTTGAAAATTGATACAAATAGAATTAGGACAGAAAATGGTTCCATTTTACCCACTGTTGTATCACAAGAACACAATATCCTACCAGTATCTCAGGCACCTTCCAAACCAAATCTGACAAGTGAACATACTTCATATGGCTTAATTTTAACAAAGCCATATGTCAGACCATTGCCTCCTAGTTACCTTGATGAACGGTACCTTAGTATGCCAAAACGCAGAAAATTTCTGACTGATAGAGTAGATGCCTGTTCTGATCAAGATAACATTTgtaaaaaatcagtgaaaagaTTAAGATGTGGCAAATGCCTAACCACCTACTGTAATGCAGAAGCACTTGAGGCTCACCTTGCACAAAAGAAATGTCAGACACTCTTTGGATTTGATTCAGATGATGAAAGTAAGTCTTCTATCTTCTCAGTAGATGTATctgtagaaatagaaaatgccATAAATATAACTATAATAGATCTTTACGAGGTAAAAAAATTAGCATTTGTATAG
- the ZNF654 gene encoding zinc finger protein 654 isoform X3, translating into MALIKSCINHPEISKDLYFHQALFTCLFMSPVEDQLFREHLLKTDCKSGIDIICNTEKEGKTMLALQLCESFLIPQLQNGDMYCIWELIFIWSKLQLKSNPSKQVFVDQCYQLLRTATNVRVIFPFMKIIKDEVEEEGLQICVEICGCALQLDLHDDPKTKCLIYKTIAHFLPNDLEILRICALSIFFLERSLDAYHTVEELYKRPDEEYNEGTSSVQNRVRFELLPILKKGLFFDPEFWNFIMIKKNCIALLSDKTAVRFLNESTLENSTGNLKRTVEQQGLNEAPDSLTDQSTGETDPDDPSGAQFKGHINTKKNLIAINTSKVDHSVPRHRCMLCNKEFLGGHIVRHAQAHQKKGSFSCVICCRKFRNRGLMQKHLKNHVKKMQRQQIAAAQQDDQEITALEEINCSSSSISFENGNSDNKDLEVETLTASSVGNQEVIPEHVAEFIEIPVSIPEDVIENVIENGSPDTSLNVLKPLPECEDYEEEEDEEGDYEDDDYDLNQETSVLHKINGTVCHPKDIYATDQEGNFKCPALGCVRIFKKIGFLNKHARTVHPTDLNVRQTVMKWSKGKCKFCQRQFEDSQHFIDHLNRHSYPNVYFCLHFNCNESFKLPFQLAQHTKSHSIFQAQCSFPECHELFEDLPLLYEHEAQHYLSKTPESSAQPSETILWDAHTESNPNHQEKDSSSNEKQTISLPVSTSKSRKDSTEPKTCIESMEKKTDSSVQNGSEHSVDTVSNISLIDQKMTDIEPNSENNCSVSDLVNGHSEIEQTPLVSSDPALKIDTNRIRTENGSILPTVVSQEHNILPVSQAPSKPNLTSEHTSYGLILTKPYVRPLPPSYLDERYLSMPKRRKFLTDRVDACSDQDNICKKSVKRLRCGKCLTTYCNAEALEAHLAQKKCQTLFGFDSDDESKSSIFSVDVSVEIENAINITIIDLYEVKKLAFV; encoded by the exons ATGGCTCTTATTAAATCTTGTATAAATCACCCAGAAATCAGTAAAGACTTGTACTTCCATCAAGCACTCTTCACATGTCTGTTTATGTCACCTGTAGAAGATCAGCTATTCCGGGAG caTTTATTGAAAACTGATTGTAAGAGTGGAATTGATATCATCTGTAACACTGAAAAAGAAGGCAAGACTATGTTAGCCTTGCAACTCTGTGAATCCTTTCTTATTCCACAGCTCCAGAATGGGGATATGTACTGTATCTG ggagttgattttcatatggaGTAAACTACAGCTTAAATCTAATCCTTCAAAACAAGTTTTTGTAGATCAATGCTACCAGCTTTTAAGAACAGCAACTAATGTGAGAGTCATATTTCCTTTCATGAAAATCATTAAAGATGAG GTTGAAGAAGAAGGCTTGCAAATTTGTGTTGAGATATGTGGTTGTGCTCTACAACTCGACCTTCATGATGATCCCAAAACTAAAtgtctaatttataaaacaattgcACATTTTTTGCCTAATGATTTGGAGATCCTCAGGATTTGTGCGCTCTCAATATTCTTTCTTGAGCGCTCCTTAGATGCTTATCATACTGTTGAAGAGCTTTACAAACGTCCAGATGAAGAATATAATGAAGGCACAAGTAGTGTTCAAAACCGTGTTCGTTTTGAATTACTTCCAATTTTGAAAAAGGGATTGTTTTTTGATCCTGAATTCTGGAACTTCATAATGATTAAGAAAAACTGTATAGCATTACTGAGTGATAAAACAGCAGtcagatttttaaatgaaagtacaCTGGAAAATTCTACAGGTAATCTAAAAAGGACAGTGGAACAGCAAGGTTTAAATGAAGCGCCTGACTCTCTTACAGATCAGAGCACTGGGGAGACTGATCCTGATGATCCATCTGGAGCACAGTTTAAAGGTCAtattaatacaaagaaaaaccttATAGCTATTAATACTTCCAAAGTAGATCACAGTGTCCCAAGGCATCGGTGTATGTTATGTAACAAGGAATTTCTAGGTGGTCACATTGTACGGCACGCTCAGGCTCATCAGAAAAAAGGCAGTTTTTCATGTGTAATATgttgtagaaaatttagaaacagaGGACTTATGCAGAAGCATTTAAAGAATCATGTTAAGAAGATGCAGAGACAGCAAATTGCTGCAGCTCAACAGGACGATCAGGAAATCACTGctttggaagaaataaattgttcCAGTTCTTCCATTTCATTTGAAAATGGGAATTCTGATAATAAGGATTTAGAAGTGGAGACTCTTACTGCTTCCAGTGTTGGAAACCAAGAAGTCATCCCTGAGCATGTGGCTGAATTCATTGAAATTCCTGTAAGCATACCAGAAGATGTTATTGAAAACGTTATTGAAAATGGCAGTCCTGATACTTCTTTAAATGTCCTGAAGCCTTTACCTGAATGTGAGGAttatgaggaggaagaggatgaagaAGGTGATTATGAAGATGATGATTATGACCTAAATCAAGAAACTTCAGTACTTCATAAAATCAATGGAACTGTGTGCCATCCAAAAGACATATATGCTACAGATCAAGAAGGAAACTTTAAATGCCCTGCTCTTGGCTGTGtcaggatatttaaaaaaattggatttcTAAATAAACATGCAAGGACTGTACATCCAACTGATTTAAATGTGCGACAAACGGTAATGAAGTGGAgcaaaggaaaatgcaaattttgtCAAAGGCAATTTGAAGATTCTCAACATTTTATAGATCACCTTAATAGACACAGCTATCCAAATGTGtacttttgtttgcattttaattgCAATGAATCATTTAAACTGCCATTCCAGCTTGCCCAGCATACAAAAAGTCACAGCATATTTCAAGCTCAGTGTAGTTTTCCAGAAtgccatgagctttttgaagatctTCCTCTGCTATATGAACATGAAGCTCAGCACTATTTAAGTAAAACACCAGAATCGTCTGCACAACCAAGTGAAACAATTCTTTGGGATGCTCATACAGAATCAAATCCTAATCATCAGGAAAAAGACTCATCTAGTAATGAGAAACAAACTATTAGTCTGCCAGTTTCAACTAGCAAATCAAGGAAAGATTCTACAGAACCAAAGACATGTATAGAAAgcatggaaaagaaaacagacagtTCAGTTCAAAATGGAAGTGAACATTCTGTTGACACTGTTTCAAATATAAGCTTGATAGACCAAAAGATGACTGACATAGAGccaaattctgaaaataattgtAGTGTTAGTGATTTAGTCAATGGACATAGTGAAATAGAGCAAACACCTTTAGTTTCATCAGATCCTGCTTTGAAAATTGATACAAATAGAATTAGGACAGAAAATGGTTCCATTTTACCCACTGTTGTATCACAAGAACACAATATCCTACCAGTATCTCAGGCACCTTCCAAACCAAATCTGACAAGTGAACATACTTCATATGGCTTAATTTTAACAAAGCCATATGTCAGACCATTGCCTCCTAGTTACCTTGATGAACGGTACCTTAGTATGCCAAAACGCAGAAAATTTCTGACTGATAGAGTAGATGCCTGTTCTGATCAAGATAACATTTgtaaaaaatcagtgaaaagaTTAAGATGTGGCAAATGCCTAACCACCTACTGTAATGCAGAAGCACTTGAGGCTCACCTTGCACAAAAGAAATGTCAGACACTCTTTGGATTTGATTCAGATGATGAAAGTAAGTCTTCTATCTTCTCAGTAGATGTATctgtagaaatagaaaatgccATAAATATAACTATAATAGATCTTTACGAGGTAAAAAAATTAGCATTTGTATAG
- the ZNF654 gene encoding zinc finger protein 654 isoform X2: MAEEESDQEAERLGEELVAIVESPPGPVGIRAASDSRGGVGCGSGGGGGVGISSRDYCRRFCQVVEDYAGRWQVPLPQLQVLQTALCCFTSASASFPDECEHVQYVLSSLAVSFFELLLFFGRDEFYEEPLKDILGSFQECQNHLRRYGNVNLELVTRIIRDGGPWEDPVLQAVLKAQPASQEIVNKYLSSENPLFFELRARYLIACERIPEAMALIKSCINHPEISKDLYFHQALFTCLFMSPVEDQLFREHLLKTDCKSGIDIICNTEKEGKTMLALQLCESFLIPQLQNGDMYCIWELIFIWSKLQLKSNPSKQVFVDQCYQLLRTATNVRVIFPFMKIIKDEVEEEGLQICVEICGCALQLDLHDDPKTKCLIYKTIAHFLPNDLEILRICALSIFFLERSLDAYHTVEELYKRPDEEYNEGTSSVQNRVRFELLPILKKGLFFDPEFWNFIMIKKNCIALLSDKTAVRFLNESTLENSTGNLKRTVEQQGLNEAPDSLTDQSTGETDPDDPSGAQFKGHINTKKNLIAINTSKVDHSVPRHRCMLCNKEFLGGHIVRHAQAHQKKGSFSCVICCRKFRNRGLMQKHLKNHVKKMQRQQIAAAQQDDQEITALEEINCSSSSISFENGNSDNKDLEVETLTASSVGNQEVIPEHVAEFIEIPVSIPEDVIENVIENGSPDTSLNVLKPLPECEDYEEEEDEEGDYEDDDYDLNQETSVLHKINGTVCHPKDIYATDQEGNFKCPALGCVRIFKKIGFLNKHARTVHPTDLNVRQTVMKWSKGKCKFCQRQFEDSQHFIDHLNRHSYPNVYFCLHFNCNESFKLPFQLAQHTKSHSIFQAQCSFPECHELFEDLPLLYEHEAQHYLSKTPESSAQPSETILWDAHTESNPNHQEKDSSSNEKQTISLPVSTSKSRKDSTEPKTCIESMEKKTDSSVQNGSEHSVDTVSNISLIDQKMTDIEPNSENNCSVSDLVNGHSEIEQTPLVSSDPALKIDTNRIRTENGSILPTVVSQEHNILPVSQAPSKPNLTSEHTSYGLILTKPYVRPLPPSYLDERYLSMPKRRKFLTDRVDACSDQDNICKKSVKRLRCGKCLTTYCNAEALEAHLAQKKCQTLFGFDSDDESA, translated from the exons GAGTTTCTTTGAGTTGCTGCTGTTCTTTGGAAGAGATGAGTTTTATGAAGAGCCCTTAAAGGATATTCTTGGATCATTCCAG GAATGCCAGAATCACCTCCGCAGATATGGAAATGTGAATCTGGAACTGGTGACTCGAATCATTAGAGATGGTGGTCCGTGGGAAGATCCAGTGTTGCAAGCTGTTCTTAAAGCCCAGCCAGCATCTCAGGAGATAG tgaacaaatatttaagtTCTGAAAATCCACTGTTCTTTGAACTACGTGCCAGATATTTAATTGCTTGTGAACGCATACCCGAAGCAATGGCTCTTATTAAATCTTGTATAAATCACCCAGAAATCAGTAAAGACTTGTACTTCCATCAAGCACTCTTCACATGTCTGTTTATGTCACCTGTAGAAGATCAGCTATTCCGGGAG caTTTATTGAAAACTGATTGTAAGAGTGGAATTGATATCATCTGTAACACTGAAAAAGAAGGCAAGACTATGTTAGCCTTGCAACTCTGTGAATCCTTTCTTATTCCACAGCTCCAGAATGGGGATATGTACTGTATCTG ggagttgattttcatatggaGTAAACTACAGCTTAAATCTAATCCTTCAAAACAAGTTTTTGTAGATCAATGCTACCAGCTTTTAAGAACAGCAACTAATGTGAGAGTCATATTTCCTTTCATGAAAATCATTAAAGATGAG GTTGAAGAAGAAGGCTTGCAAATTTGTGTTGAGATATGTGGTTGTGCTCTACAACTCGACCTTCATGATGATCCCAAAACTAAAtgtctaatttataaaacaattgcACATTTTTTGCCTAATGATTTGGAGATCCTCAGGATTTGTGCGCTCTCAATATTCTTTCTTGAGCGCTCCTTAGATGCTTATCATACTGTTGAAGAGCTTTACAAACGTCCAGATGAAGAATATAATGAAGGCACAAGTAGTGTTCAAAACCGTGTTCGTTTTGAATTACTTCCAATTTTGAAAAAGGGATTGTTTTTTGATCCTGAATTCTGGAACTTCATAATGATTAAGAAAAACTGTATAGCATTACTGAGTGATAAAACAGCAGtcagatttttaaatgaaagtacaCTGGAAAATTCTACAGGTAATCTAAAAAGGACAGTGGAACAGCAAGGTTTAAATGAAGCGCCTGACTCTCTTACAGATCAGAGCACTGGGGAGACTGATCCTGATGATCCATCTGGAGCACAGTTTAAAGGTCAtattaatacaaagaaaaaccttATAGCTATTAATACTTCCAAAGTAGATCACAGTGTCCCAAGGCATCGGTGTATGTTATGTAACAAGGAATTTCTAGGTGGTCACATTGTACGGCACGCTCAGGCTCATCAGAAAAAAGGCAGTTTTTCATGTGTAATATgttgtagaaaatttagaaacagaGGACTTATGCAGAAGCATTTAAAGAATCATGTTAAGAAGATGCAGAGACAGCAAATTGCTGCAGCTCAACAGGACGATCAGGAAATCACTGctttggaagaaataaattgttcCAGTTCTTCCATTTCATTTGAAAATGGGAATTCTGATAATAAGGATTTAGAAGTGGAGACTCTTACTGCTTCCAGTGTTGGAAACCAAGAAGTCATCCCTGAGCATGTGGCTGAATTCATTGAAATTCCTGTAAGCATACCAGAAGATGTTATTGAAAACGTTATTGAAAATGGCAGTCCTGATACTTCTTTAAATGTCCTGAAGCCTTTACCTGAATGTGAGGAttatgaggaggaagaggatgaagaAGGTGATTATGAAGATGATGATTATGACCTAAATCAAGAAACTTCAGTACTTCATAAAATCAATGGAACTGTGTGCCATCCAAAAGACATATATGCTACAGATCAAGAAGGAAACTTTAAATGCCCTGCTCTTGGCTGTGtcaggatatttaaaaaaattggatttcTAAATAAACATGCAAGGACTGTACATCCAACTGATTTAAATGTGCGACAAACGGTAATGAAGTGGAgcaaaggaaaatgcaaattttgtCAAAGGCAATTTGAAGATTCTCAACATTTTATAGATCACCTTAATAGACACAGCTATCCAAATGTGtacttttgtttgcattttaattgCAATGAATCATTTAAACTGCCATTCCAGCTTGCCCAGCATACAAAAAGTCACAGCATATTTCAAGCTCAGTGTAGTTTTCCAGAAtgccatgagctttttgaagatctTCCTCTGCTATATGAACATGAAGCTCAGCACTATTTAAGTAAAACACCAGAATCGTCTGCACAACCAAGTGAAACAATTCTTTGGGATGCTCATACAGAATCAAATCCTAATCATCAGGAAAAAGACTCATCTAGTAATGAGAAACAAACTATTAGTCTGCCAGTTTCAACTAGCAAATCAAGGAAAGATTCTACAGAACCAAAGACATGTATAGAAAgcatggaaaagaaaacagacagtTCAGTTCAAAATGGAAGTGAACATTCTGTTGACACTGTTTCAAATATAAGCTTGATAGACCAAAAGATGACTGACATAGAGccaaattctgaaaataattgtAGTGTTAGTGATTTAGTCAATGGACATAGTGAAATAGAGCAAACACCTTTAGTTTCATCAGATCCTGCTTTGAAAATTGATACAAATAGAATTAGGACAGAAAATGGTTCCATTTTACCCACTGTTGTATCACAAGAACACAATATCCTACCAGTATCTCAGGCACCTTCCAAACCAAATCTGACAAGTGAACATACTTCATATGGCTTAATTTTAACAAAGCCATATGTCAGACCATTGCCTCCTAGTTACCTTGATGAACGGTACCTTAGTATGCCAAAACGCAGAAAATTTCTGACTGATAGAGTAGATGCCTGTTCTGATCAAGATAACATTTgtaaaaaatcagtgaaaagaTTAAGATGTGGCAAATGCCTAACCACCTACTGTAATGCAGAAGCACTTGAGGCTCACCTTGCACAAAAGAAATGTCAGACACTCTTTGGATTTGATTCAGATGATGAAA GTGCCTga